A single region of the Solwaraspora sp. WMMD406 genome encodes:
- a CDS encoding carbohydrate ABC transporter permease: MTTTTPPVAAPATSGEEQPRTRVGRVRKRLNTPAATIVAIVIAVIWTIPTFGLFVSSFRPAEEIRTTGWWTFFTNPQVTLENYQDVLFGRSSSSGQLSSYFINSLVITIPSGLFPLAFAALAAYALAWINFRGRDLIYICIFALQIVPLQMALVPLLRFFSQGTTIGGITLTPAWGLDSYERYVQVWFAHTCFALPLGVFLLHNFVSQLPKDLMEAARVDGATHPKIFRTIVLPLIAPALAAFGIFQFLWVWNDLLVALIFAGGESRVAPLTVRLAELAGTRGDEWQRLTSGAFVSIIVPLIVFLSLQRYFVRGLLAGSVKG; encoded by the coding sequence ATGACCACTACCACGCCCCCCGTGGCCGCCCCGGCCACCAGCGGGGAGGAGCAGCCCCGTACCCGGGTCGGCCGGGTCCGCAAGCGGCTCAACACACCCGCCGCGACGATCGTCGCGATCGTCATCGCGGTGATCTGGACGATCCCGACCTTCGGCCTGTTCGTCTCGTCGTTCCGACCGGCGGAGGAGATCCGGACCACCGGCTGGTGGACCTTCTTCACCAACCCCCAGGTCACCCTGGAGAACTACCAGGACGTGCTCTTCGGTCGATCCTCGTCGTCCGGGCAGCTCTCCAGCTACTTCATCAACTCGCTGGTGATCACGATCCCGTCGGGGCTGTTCCCACTGGCGTTCGCCGCGCTCGCCGCGTACGCCCTGGCCTGGATCAACTTCCGGGGCCGGGACCTGATCTACATCTGCATCTTCGCCCTGCAGATCGTGCCGTTGCAGATGGCGCTGGTGCCGCTGCTGCGGTTCTTCTCCCAGGGCACCACGATCGGTGGCATCACCCTCACCCCGGCCTGGGGACTGGACAGCTACGAACGCTATGTCCAGGTCTGGTTCGCGCACACCTGCTTCGCCCTGCCGCTCGGCGTCTTCCTGTTACACAACTTCGTGTCGCAGCTGCCGAAGGATCTGATGGAGGCGGCCCGGGTCGACGGCGCCACCCACCCGAAGATCTTCCGGACCATCGTGCTGCCGCTGATCGCCCCGGCACTGGCCGCGTTCGGCATCTTCCAGTTCCTCTGGGTCTGGAACGACCTGCTGGTCGCGTTGATCTTCGCCGGCGGCGAGAGTCGGGTGGCACCGTTGACGGTACGGCTGGCCGAACTGGCCGGCACCCGGGGCGACGAATGGCAACGGCTGACCTCCGGTGCGTTCGTCTCGATCATCGTGCCGTTGATCGTCTTCCTCTCGCTGCAGCGGTACTTCGTCCGAGGGCTGCTCGCCGGAAGTGTGAAGGGCTGA
- a CDS encoding LacI family DNA-binding transcriptional regulator — translation MTRIDDVARLAGVSTATVSRALRGLPTVTEATRLRVLDAAARLGYIASPSASRLAGGKTRAVAVVVPRITRWFFSTVVEAAEDTLQEAGYSLLLYNLGGRERTRHRLLQTANLHQRVDAMMLIATPLEPSDFAAITASAMPGVTVSSGTVVPGWPSVRIDDVAAARSATAHLIGLGHRRIAHISGSSADELAFTTHLDRRRGYQEALIAAGLTTDPALDVEGDFTISGGGRATTELLRRDPLPSAIFAACDEMAFGAIAVLRQAGLRVPADVSVIGVDDHDVARVVGLTTVAQPAAEQGRLAARALLGPLRGAGRDEPVASVILPTRLILRESTAPPAGTR, via the coding sequence ATGACCAGAATCGACGACGTCGCCCGACTCGCCGGGGTCTCCACGGCGACCGTGTCGCGGGCCCTGCGGGGCCTGCCCACGGTCACCGAGGCGACCCGGCTGCGGGTGCTCGACGCCGCCGCCCGCCTCGGCTACATCGCCTCGCCGAGCGCGTCACGCCTCGCCGGAGGCAAGACCCGGGCCGTCGCCGTCGTGGTGCCCCGGATCACCCGCTGGTTCTTCAGCACGGTCGTCGAGGCCGCCGAGGACACCCTGCAAGAAGCCGGCTACAGCCTGCTGCTCTACAACCTCGGCGGTCGGGAACGGACCCGGCACCGGCTGTTGCAGACCGCCAACCTGCACCAGCGGGTGGACGCGATGATGCTGATCGCGACCCCGCTGGAGCCGTCGGACTTCGCGGCGATCACCGCGTCGGCGATGCCCGGCGTCACGGTCAGCTCCGGCACCGTGGTGCCCGGCTGGCCGAGCGTCCGGATCGACGATGTGGCGGCGGCCCGGTCCGCCACAGCACATCTGATCGGGCTCGGGCACCGGCGGATCGCCCACATCTCCGGCAGCTCCGCCGACGAACTGGCCTTCACCACTCACCTGGACCGGCGACGCGGCTACCAGGAGGCGCTGATCGCCGCCGGGCTGACCACGGATCCGGCGCTGGACGTGGAGGGCGACTTCACCATCAGCGGCGGCGGACGGGCCACCACCGAACTGCTCCGCCGCGACCCGCTGCCGAGCGCGATCTTCGCCGCCTGCGACGAGATGGCGTTCGGCGCGATCGCCGTCCTGCGCCAGGCCGGACTGCGGGTCCCCGCCGACGTCAGTGTGATCGGTGTGGACGACCACGACGTCGCCCGCGTCGTCGGCCTCACCACGGTGGCGCAACCCGCCGCCGAGCAGGGTCGGCTCGCCGCTCGCGCGCTCCTCGGCCCGTTACGCGGCGCGGGGCGCGACGAACCGGTCGCGTCGGTGATCCTGCCCACCCGACTGATCCTGCGAGAGTCGACCGCGCCGCCTGCGGGAACGCGGTGA
- a CDS encoding glycoside hydrolase family 13 protein, with amino-acid sequence MSTPAARTRDDAATRWWRQAVIYQIYPRSFADSDGDGIGDLPGVTARLDHLVALGVDAVWLSPFYPSPQADAGYDVADYRDVDPIFGRLADADQLIAEAHDRGLRVIVDLVPNHTSSAHRWFVEALAAAPGDAARQRYIFRDGRGPNGDQPPNSWHSVFGGPAWTRTENPDGSPGQWYLHLFDAGQPDLNWDNPLVRDEFIDILRFWLDRGVDGFRVDVAHGLVKQADLADWHYPEETYSGEHVDLPRPPMWDQDGVHDVYRQWREVLDGYPGEQILVAEAWVQPAERLAAYVRADEMHQAFNFEYLEAAWTADAQRTVIERSLAAADAVGAPTTWVLSNHDVLRHATRLALPVGAPRPNGIGADDPQPDPALGLRRARAASLLMLALPGSAYLYQGEELGLPEHTTLPDEVRQDPTWRRSGHTQRGRDGCRVPIPWEADAPSYGFGPTDASWLPQPPVWAEYAADRQVGVPGSTYEMYRTALALRREHGLGAGELRWLDSPPDVLAFQVGASNGESTGDEPGGLIVITNFSAGPVPLPPGLEPVHVSGPLDDGDRVPTDITVWARQRR; translated from the coding sequence GTGAGCACCCCAGCAGCCCGTACCCGCGACGACGCCGCCACCCGATGGTGGCGGCAGGCGGTCATCTACCAGATCTATCCCCGGTCCTTCGCCGACTCCGACGGCGACGGCATCGGCGATCTGCCCGGTGTCACCGCCCGGCTGGACCACCTGGTCGCCCTCGGCGTCGACGCGGTCTGGCTGTCGCCGTTCTATCCGTCGCCGCAGGCCGACGCCGGCTACGACGTCGCCGACTACCGCGACGTCGACCCGATCTTCGGGCGGCTCGCCGACGCCGACCAGCTGATCGCCGAAGCGCACGACCGGGGCCTACGGGTCATCGTCGATCTGGTGCCCAACCACACCTCGTCGGCACACCGGTGGTTCGTCGAAGCCCTCGCCGCCGCACCGGGCGACGCCGCCCGGCAGCGTTACATCTTCCGCGACGGCCGGGGCCCGAACGGCGACCAACCCCCCAACAGCTGGCACTCCGTCTTCGGCGGACCCGCCTGGACCCGGACCGAGAACCCGGACGGCAGCCCGGGACAGTGGTACCTGCACCTGTTCGACGCCGGCCAGCCGGATCTCAACTGGGACAACCCGCTGGTACGGGACGAGTTCATCGACATCCTGCGGTTCTGGCTCGACCGGGGCGTCGACGGGTTCCGGGTGGACGTGGCACACGGCCTGGTCAAGCAGGCCGACCTGGCCGACTGGCACTACCCGGAGGAGACCTACTCCGGCGAACACGTCGACCTGCCCCGACCACCGATGTGGGACCAGGACGGCGTCCACGACGTCTACCGGCAGTGGCGCGAGGTGCTCGACGGGTATCCCGGCGAGCAGATCCTGGTCGCCGAGGCCTGGGTGCAGCCCGCCGAACGCCTCGCCGCCTACGTCCGCGCCGACGAGATGCACCAGGCGTTCAACTTCGAATACCTGGAGGCGGCCTGGACCGCCGACGCGCAGCGTACGGTGATCGAACGGTCGTTGGCCGCCGCCGACGCGGTCGGCGCCCCGACGACCTGGGTACTGTCCAACCACGACGTGCTGCGGCACGCGACCCGGCTGGCGCTGCCGGTCGGCGCCCCCCGGCCGAACGGCATCGGCGCGGACGACCCGCAGCCGGACCCGGCGCTGGGGCTACGCCGGGCCCGCGCCGCCAGCCTGCTGATGCTGGCCCTGCCCGGCTCGGCCTACCTCTACCAGGGTGAGGAGCTGGGGCTTCCGGAGCACACCACGCTGCCGGACGAGGTCCGGCAGGACCCGACCTGGCGACGCAGCGGGCACACCCAGCGGGGCCGCGACGGCTGCCGGGTGCCGATCCCCTGGGAGGCCGACGCCCCGTCGTACGGGTTCGGACCGACCGACGCCAGTTGGCTGCCGCAGCCACCGGTCTGGGCCGAGTACGCGGCGGACCGGCAGGTCGGGGTGCCGGGCTCGACGTACGAGATGTATCGCACCGCGCTGGCGCTGCGCCGCGAACACGGTCTCGGTGCCGGCGAACTCCGCTGGTTGGATTCGCCGCCGGACGTCCTCGCGTTCCAGGTCGGTGCGTCGAACGGCGAGTCGACCGGCGACGAGCCCGGTGGGCTGATCGTGATCACCAACTTCAGCGCCGGGCCGGTACCGCTGCCACCGGGCCTCGAACCGGTGCACGTCAGCGGCCCGCTCGACGACGGTGACCGGGTGCCGACAGACATCACCGTCTGGGCTCGGCAGCGTCGCTGA
- a CDS encoding MFS transporter, giving the protein MTLTGGRAHRIYSVVVFIVLASLDNVAIGLVPPLYGSIADTYAVPEGAIGAVTAATFLVSAIAAVGWAYVGDRGNRKPLLMAGTVIWGLGAAGTALAGSYPLFFAAQLVAAIGLGAVASVGFSVVSDLITPARRGLVMGFWGLSQGVGTLAGTLLGGLLGHADWRRPFLVLAAAGLVATVAYLFTVDVRRGQSQPELAGRFAAGGEYEHRISRADLPTIARRRTNVWLVAQGLTAQVAFGSLVWLPALFRARAEDQGYTAGTAIVVGSVFATLFQLGGALSIVGGLVGDRLQRRTPRGRALVAAVGILAAVPFYLVLFFVPMRIDVPDGAGAGTVTAAVLRGVFSEPTIGLAFLTALLALALTSANSPNWFALIADVNPPEHRGTVYSLGNLVNGVGRATGNALLPVALRAIGGAVPPPMNYAVGLAVFQLFFVPTGIMYWLASRTAPCDIDDVHTLLTGRAAGGGTSAAGPEPVSDAAEPRR; this is encoded by the coding sequence ATGACGCTGACCGGTGGGCGGGCGCACCGCATCTACAGCGTCGTCGTGTTCATCGTGCTCGCCTCGCTGGACAACGTGGCGATCGGCCTGGTTCCGCCGCTGTACGGCAGCATCGCCGACACGTACGCCGTACCGGAAGGGGCGATCGGCGCGGTCACCGCCGCGACGTTCCTGGTCAGCGCGATCGCTGCGGTCGGCTGGGCGTACGTCGGCGACCGCGGCAACCGCAAACCGCTGCTGATGGCCGGTACGGTGATCTGGGGCCTCGGCGCGGCCGGTACCGCCCTCGCGGGCAGCTACCCGCTGTTCTTCGCCGCCCAACTGGTCGCCGCCATCGGGCTGGGCGCGGTCGCCTCGGTCGGGTTCTCCGTCGTCAGCGACCTGATCACCCCGGCCCGGCGGGGTCTGGTGATGGGCTTCTGGGGGCTGTCGCAGGGCGTCGGCACCCTCGCCGGGACCCTGCTCGGCGGACTGCTCGGGCACGCCGACTGGCGGCGGCCGTTCCTGGTGCTCGCCGCCGCCGGGCTGGTCGCCACGGTCGCGTACCTGTTCACCGTCGACGTGCGGCGCGGGCAGAGCCAGCCGGAGCTGGCCGGCCGGTTCGCCGCCGGCGGCGAGTACGAGCACCGGATCAGCCGGGCCGACCTGCCGACGATCGCCCGGCGACGCACCAACGTCTGGCTGGTGGCGCAGGGGCTCACCGCGCAGGTGGCGTTCGGCTCACTGGTCTGGCTGCCGGCGCTGTTCCGGGCCCGCGCCGAGGACCAGGGCTACACCGCCGGTACGGCGATCGTCGTCGGCAGCGTCTTCGCCACGTTGTTCCAGCTCGGCGGGGCGTTGTCGATCGTCGGTGGACTGGTCGGCGACCGGCTGCAACGGCGTACCCCTCGGGGCCGGGCCTTGGTCGCGGCCGTCGGCATCCTCGCGGCGGTGCCGTTCTACCTGGTGTTGTTCTTCGTCCCGATGCGCATCGACGTGCCCGACGGCGCCGGCGCGGGTACGGTGACCGCCGCCGTGCTGCGCGGTGTGTTCAGCGAGCCGACGATCGGGCTGGCCTTCCTGACCGCCCTGCTCGCGTTGGCGTTGACCTCGGCCAACTCGCCGAACTGGTTCGCGTTGATCGCCGACGTCAACCCGCCGGAGCACCGGGGCACCGTCTACAGCCTCGGCAACCTGGTCAACGGGGTCGGTCGGGCGACCGGCAACGCGTTGCTGCCGGTCGCCCTGCGGGCCATCGGTGGGGCGGTGCCGCCGCCGATGAACTACGCGGTCGGGCTCGCCGTGTTCCAGCTGTTCTTCGTCCCGACCGGGATCATGTACTGGCTGGCGTCCCGGACCGCCCCGTGTGACATCGACGACGTGCACACCCTGCTCACCGGCCGGGCGGCCGGCGGCGGTACGTCAGCCGCCGGCCCGGAGCCGGTCAGCGACGCTGCCGAGCCCAGACGGTGA